The nucleotide window CGCGGTGATCGCCTCCTGGAGTTCCCTGACGCGCTTCCCGTACCGTTTCATTCTTGGGGTGGACAGCATGAAATCCGGCAATGCGCCCTGGACCCGCGTTATGAGCGCACGGTGTTCAAAGGCCAACAGTTCGTCGACATAGTGGCTGCAATCCACTCCCATCGCGAAATTGGAGATCTGACTGCTGATGTGGTTCTGAAAGCTTTCGGTGGCGCGGAAGACATCCCCTTCCTTCCAACGGCTCAGCGATTTCCGGCAGTCGTCGATCAGCTCCGGCAGCCGCCGCGCCAGCGTGGCGCGGGAATATGCGGTCTGGAGCTCCTTGCGCATTCGATAGTGCTCCGCGCCATCCATTCCGGGCAGACTCCGGGATGCGCCAAACGCGTGTTCCAGCCCTTCGATGTAGTCCTTCGAGCGGAGATAGAACCGCCCGTGCCGGTTGACCCAGTGATTGACATCGGCGCCCATCAACGAAACCAGGGGCTTGCCGCGGATCTTGAAGGGCATTCTGACGACCGGCCCGTGTTTCCGATAAATGCCGTTCATCGCCTTCGAGATGTTGCCCGAGAGGAAGTCGCGCTGTAGCAGCACGGCGAGATACCCGGGCCTGGGAATGGGCTTGGTCTGAACGACGCGACGGGTCTTGGGCCTCGCCGTGCTGTCCCTCACGGCGGCTGCGACGGTCCGTCCGATGAGGTCCAGCTTCGCGACGAGTTCGATCCGGGCGAGCCGCTCCTGGTAGTCCTCTTCCTCCAGCAGCAGCTTGAAGCCGCCGCAGGTGTGCATCAGGGCGACCAGGATGGCGTCCCGCGGGTCCGGAATCTCGTCGTTCAGGATGACGCTCAGGACCCTCACCTTGGATTCCCGGCGGGTCGCGACAGCCTGGGTCGGAAACGTCCCGGAACGGGCGACGGAGCGCGAGAGCCCCCAGAATCCGCCGCTCTCGTGGGTCAGGATGTTCCGCTCCACCAGGCGCTCGAGGGCGGCCGCGACGATCTCGTCGGCCTGGCGGGTGTTCCGTTCGATCCAGAACTGGGCGTCCGATTTTTCGTCGGATTCGGCGATGTCCTTGAGCGTCGGGTCGAGCAGCTCGTCTCCGGTCGGCGTGGGATCGACGAGGTACAACCGCTCCAGGTCGGTCTCGATGCGACGCTCCAGGGCGAGGTCGGCGAGCACGGCGCCGGCCATGACACAGGAGAAGTTCCAGTTCGGGACCATCTCGAGGTAGCCGCTCTGCTCGTCCAGCATGAGGAGGATCAACTCCTCGGCGATGCGGATCGGAAACCGGGTGCCCTCGCTCATGCTGCTCAACCTCCAGCCGAGGCGGCTCGACAGCCCCACCGATCCGCCGCCACTGGATGG belongs to Gemmatimonadota bacterium and includes:
- a CDS encoding cytochrome P450, with amino-acid sequence MSEGTRFPIRIAEELILLMLDEQSGYLEMVPNWNFSCVMAGAVLADLALERRIETDLERLYLVDPTPTGDELLDPTLKDIAESDEKSDAQFWIERNTRQADEIVAAALERLVERNILTHESGGFWGLSRSVARSGTFPTQAVATRRESKVRVLSVILNDEIPDPRDAILVALMHTCGGFKLLLEEEDYQERLARIELVAKLDLIGRTVAAAVRDSTARPKTRRVVQTKPIPRPGYLAVLLQRDFLSGNISKAMNGIYRKHGPVVRMPFKIRGKPLVSLMGADVNHWVNRHGRFYLRSKDYIEGLEHAFGASRSLPGMDGAEHYRMRKELQTAYSRATLARRLPELIDDCRKSLSRWKEGDVFRATESFQNHISSQISNFAMGVDCSHYVDELLAFEHRALITRVQGALPDFMLSTPRMKRYGKRVRELQEAITAGHTTALRKGKPRDLADAILDLHKRDPQFLPETDLTFPFVASMVASIYLGSGLAFTVYNMVRNPDVYAKVRSEAESLFGNGRELGGDDFNHQSIDVTVRLCMESSRMYPVIPWQLRTVMNECIVSGY